From Peromyscus eremicus chromosome 3, PerEre_H2_v1, whole genome shotgun sequence, one genomic window encodes:
- the Ttll3 gene encoding tubulin monoglycylase TTLL3 isoform X5, whose product MQALSAALFLNAGQLGPTAACYDQEDGSECSWHGRPQPPELCTNSPSRWPWARSSSEFRPPRRLQWPVPASARPEVAHCGGSRGDCSPLPVRHLSSAHEFVPGAQGTANPYPVCSLLPTTLDEHLPDVPPPPDDSLVLWRGFSKGPHSMGRLRNAKIHVERAVKQKKIFMIHGRYPVIRCLLRQRGWVEKKMVPPQGTTLPPPPKDLDSLVMGDSDATEDEDEEENEEFRESQLLDFDGFLELDDLDGVHALMSRMVRNETPYLIWTTRRDVLDCRFLSKDQMINHYAHAGSFTTKVGLCLNLRNLPWFDEADADSFFPRCYRLGAEDDKKAFIEDFWLTAARNVLKLVVKSEAKPYSTSIQAREEEVLENPLPKKQEKKAVMVSPEFVDEALSACEEHLSSMAHKDIDKDPDAPLYLSPDGWSFFLHRYYQVVHEGAELRHLEAQIHRCEDILQQLQAVVPQIDMEGDRNIWIVKPGAKSRGRGIMCMDHLEEMLKLVDCNPMLMKDGKWIVQKYIERPLLIFGTKFDLRQWFLVTDWNPLTVWFYRDSYIRFSTQPFSLKNLDNSVHLCNNSIQKHLEASCHRHPMLPPDNMWSSQRFQAHLQELGAPNAWASVIVPGMKAAVIHALQTSQDTVQCRKASFELYGADFVFGEDFRPWLIEINASPTMAPSTAVTARLCAGVQADTLRVVIDRRLDRTCDTGAFELIYKQPAVEVPQYVGIRLLVEGSTIKKPMAVGHRRTGVRSSLPHLPTQQGSGEGKDSGSPTHRSASRKDVGARSLGHTEKPDSAATTSVPGKGKKAEVAGSLRTLPEVAQLRRGRAGMQTQPLPTSLVSIPRHGCLLPACSDPRAGSSDCSMASWWALRLCQPQARP is encoded by the exons ATGCAGGCCCTCAGCGCGGCTCTTTTCCTGAACGCGGGGCAGCTTGGGCCTACAGCCGCCTGTTACGACCAGGAGGACGGCTCAGAGTGCAGCTGGCACGGGAGGCCGCAGCCACCCGAGCTCTGCACCAATTCCCCTTCCCGGTGGCCCTGGGCACGCAGCAGCTCCGAGTTCCGCCCGCCAAGGAGGCTACAATGGCCTGTGCCCGCCTCCGCCAGGCCCGAGGTGGCGCACTGCGGCGGCAGCCGTGGGGATTGCAGCCCATTGCCTGTGCGCCACCTAAGCAGCGCCCACGAGTTCGTGCCGGGTGCTCAGGGCACTGCGAATCCCTACCCAGTCTGCTCCCTGCTCCCCACGACCCTGGATGAGCACCTGCCTGATGTCCCGCCCCCGCCTGATG attcccttgtcctctggCGAGGATTCTCCAAGGGACCTCACTCCATGGGCCGACTCAGAAACGCCAAAATCCACGTAGAGAGAGCCGTCAAG CAGAAGAAGATCTTCATGATTCATGGCCGCTACCCAGTGATCCGGTGTCTATTGCGCCAGAGGGGATGGGTAGAAAAAAAGATGGTCCCTCCCCAAGGCACCACCCTGCCACCACCCCCGAAGGATCTAGACAGTTTGGTGATGGGTGATAGTGATGCCACAGAGGATG AGGACGAAGAGGAGAATGAGGAGTTTCGGGAGTCACAGCTGTTGGACTTCGATGGGTTTCTGGAACTTGATGACCTGGATGGGGTACACGCTTTGATG TCCCGCATGGTTCGGAATGAGACCCCCTACCTCATCTGGACCACTCGGCGAGATGTGCTGGATTGTCGCTTCCTCTCCAAGGATCAGATGATAAACCATTAtgcccatgcaggctcctttaCTACAAAG GTGGGCCTGTGTCTCAACCTCCGGAATCTGCCTTGGTTTGATGAGGCTGATGCTGACTCCTTCTTCCCACGATGCTATCGCCTGGGAGCAGAGGATGACAAGAAAGCCTTCATAG AGGACTTCTGGCTGACAGCTGCCCGCAACGTTCTCAAGCTGGTGGTGAAGTCGGAAGCGAAGCCATACTCCACCTCCATCCAGGCAAGAGAGGAAGAGGTCTTAG AAAACCCACTGcccaagaaacaggaaaaaaaggcaGTGATGGTGTCCCCAGAGTTTGTGGATGAGGCTCTGAGTGCCTGTGAGGAGCATCTTAGCAGCATGGCCCACAAGGACATCGACAAGGACCCGGATGCCCCACTGTACTTGAGCCCTGATGGTTGGTCCTTCTTCCTGCACCGCTACTACCAAGTAGTCCA TGAAGGGGCAGAACTCAGACACCTGGAGGCCCAGATCCATCGCTGTGAAGACATTCTTCAGCAGCTTCAGGCCGTGGTACCCCAGATTGACATGGAGGGGGATCGAAACATCTGGATTGTGAAGCCAGGAGCCAAGTCCCGAGGCCGAG GTATTATGTGCATGGACCACCTGGAGGAGATGCTGAAGCTGGTGGACTGCAACCCCATGCTCATGAAGGACGGCAAGTGGATTGTGCAGAAGTACATTGAGCGGCCCCTGCTCATCTTCGGCACCAAGTTTGACCTGAGACAGTGGTTCCTGGTGACGGACTGGAACCCACTCACGGTGTGGTTCTACCGAGACAGCTACATCCGCTTCTCCACACAGCCCTTCTCCCTGAAGAACCTGGACAA CTCCGTGCACCTGTGTAACAATTCCATCCAGAAACACTTGGAGGCCTCCTGTCACCGGCACCCAATGCTGCCCCCGGACAACATGTGGTCCAGCCAAAGGTTTCAGGCCCACTTGCAGGAGCTGGGCGCCCCAAATGCCTGGGCTAGTGTTATTGTACCTGGCATGAAGGCTGCTGTGATCCATGCCCTGCAGACCTCCCAAGACACCGTGCAGTGCCGAAAGGCCAGCTTTGAGCTCTATGGGGCCGACTTTGTGTTTGGGGAAGACTTCCGGCCCTGGTTGATTGAGATCAATGCCAGCCCCACCATGGCACCATCCACAGCTGTCACCGCCCGCCTCTGTGCAGGTGTGCAAGCAGATACCCTGCGTGTGGTCATTGACCGGCGACTGGATCGCACCTGTGACACAGGAGCCTTTGAGCTCATCTATAAGCAG CCTGCTGTGGAGGTGCCCCAGTACGTGGGTATCCGGCTCCTGGTGGAGGGCTCTACCATCAAGAAGCCCATGGCAGTGGGTCATCGGCGGACAGGGGTCCGCTCATCACTCCCTCATCTGCCGACCCAGCAAGGCTCTGGGGAAGGCAAGGACTCAGGATCCCCTACCCACAGGTCAGCTTCTAGGAAAGATGTTGGGGCCAGGAGCCTGGGACACACTGAGAAGCCAGACTCTGCTGCTACCACCTCGGTCCCCGGAAAGGGGAAGAAAG CCGAGGTAGCAGGAAGTTTAAGGACGTTGCCCGAGGTTGCACAGCTCAGAAGGGGCAGAGCTGGGATGCAGACCCAG cccctccccacttccctagtCTCCATTCCAAGGCATGGCTGCCTTCTCCCTGCGTGCTCCGACCCCAGGGCCGGGTCCTCAGACTGCAGCATGGCCAGCTGGTGGGCTCTAAGGCTCTGTCAACCACAGGCAAGGCCTTGA
- the Ttll3 gene encoding tubulin monoglycylase TTLL3 isoform X3 yields the protein MQALSAALFLNAGQLGPTAACYDQEDGSECSWHGRPQPPELCTNSPSRWPWARSSSEFRPPRRLQWPVPASARPEVAHCGGSRGDCSPLPVRHLSSAHEFVPGAQGTANPYPVCSLLPTTLDEHLPDVPPPPDDSLVLWRGFSKGPHSMGRLRNAKIHVERAVKQKKIFMIHGRYPVIRCLLRQRGWVEKKMVPPQGTTLPPPPKDLDSLVMGDSDATEDEDEEENEEFRESQLLDFDGFLELDDLDGVHALMSRMVRNETPYLIWTTRRDVLDCRFLSKDQMINHYAHAGSFTTKVGLCLNLRNLPWFDEADADSFFPRCYRLGAEDDKKAFIEDFWLTAARNVLKLVVKSEAKPYSTSIQAREEEVLENPLPKKQEKKAVMVSPEFVDEALSACEEHLSSMAHKDIDKDPDAPLYLSPDGWSFFLHRYYQVVHEGAELRHLEAQIHRCEDILQQLQAVVPQIDMEGDRNIWIVKPGAKSRGRGIMCMDHLEEMLKLVDCNPMLMKDGKWIVQKYIERPLLIFGTKFDLRQWFLVTDWNPLTVWFYRDSYIRFSTQPFSLKNLDNSVHLCNNSIQKHLEASCHRHPMLPPDNMWSSQRFQAHLQELGAPNAWASVIVPGMKAAVIHALQTSQDTVQCRKASFELYGADFVFGEDFRPWLIEINASPTMAPSTAVTARLCAGVQADTLRVVIDRRLDRTCDTGAFELIYKQPAVEVPQYVGIRLLVEGSTIKKPMAVGHRRTGVRSSLPHLPTQQGSGEGKDSGSPTHSRGSRKFKDVARGCTAQKGQSWDADPAPPHFPSLHSKAWLPSPCVLRPQGRVLRLQHGQLVGSKALSTTGKALMTLPTAKVLMSFPPHPDLKLAPSMLKPGQAAIPRHLGGSHFGSALWPMPFGVGPLPSTHRKVKAKGKFKARLCDKPRAEAYPEKRLSLPKPLTLILTCRRRRIMGTRRLENPLL from the exons ATGCAGGCCCTCAGCGCGGCTCTTTTCCTGAACGCGGGGCAGCTTGGGCCTACAGCCGCCTGTTACGACCAGGAGGACGGCTCAGAGTGCAGCTGGCACGGGAGGCCGCAGCCACCCGAGCTCTGCACCAATTCCCCTTCCCGGTGGCCCTGGGCACGCAGCAGCTCCGAGTTCCGCCCGCCAAGGAGGCTACAATGGCCTGTGCCCGCCTCCGCCAGGCCCGAGGTGGCGCACTGCGGCGGCAGCCGTGGGGATTGCAGCCCATTGCCTGTGCGCCACCTAAGCAGCGCCCACGAGTTCGTGCCGGGTGCTCAGGGCACTGCGAATCCCTACCCAGTCTGCTCCCTGCTCCCCACGACCCTGGATGAGCACCTGCCTGATGTCCCGCCCCCGCCTGATG attcccttgtcctctggCGAGGATTCTCCAAGGGACCTCACTCCATGGGCCGACTCAGAAACGCCAAAATCCACGTAGAGAGAGCCGTCAAG CAGAAGAAGATCTTCATGATTCATGGCCGCTACCCAGTGATCCGGTGTCTATTGCGCCAGAGGGGATGGGTAGAAAAAAAGATGGTCCCTCCCCAAGGCACCACCCTGCCACCACCCCCGAAGGATCTAGACAGTTTGGTGATGGGTGATAGTGATGCCACAGAGGATG AGGACGAAGAGGAGAATGAGGAGTTTCGGGAGTCACAGCTGTTGGACTTCGATGGGTTTCTGGAACTTGATGACCTGGATGGGGTACACGCTTTGATG TCCCGCATGGTTCGGAATGAGACCCCCTACCTCATCTGGACCACTCGGCGAGATGTGCTGGATTGTCGCTTCCTCTCCAAGGATCAGATGATAAACCATTAtgcccatgcaggctcctttaCTACAAAG GTGGGCCTGTGTCTCAACCTCCGGAATCTGCCTTGGTTTGATGAGGCTGATGCTGACTCCTTCTTCCCACGATGCTATCGCCTGGGAGCAGAGGATGACAAGAAAGCCTTCATAG AGGACTTCTGGCTGACAGCTGCCCGCAACGTTCTCAAGCTGGTGGTGAAGTCGGAAGCGAAGCCATACTCCACCTCCATCCAGGCAAGAGAGGAAGAGGTCTTAG AAAACCCACTGcccaagaaacaggaaaaaaaggcaGTGATGGTGTCCCCAGAGTTTGTGGATGAGGCTCTGAGTGCCTGTGAGGAGCATCTTAGCAGCATGGCCCACAAGGACATCGACAAGGACCCGGATGCCCCACTGTACTTGAGCCCTGATGGTTGGTCCTTCTTCCTGCACCGCTACTACCAAGTAGTCCA TGAAGGGGCAGAACTCAGACACCTGGAGGCCCAGATCCATCGCTGTGAAGACATTCTTCAGCAGCTTCAGGCCGTGGTACCCCAGATTGACATGGAGGGGGATCGAAACATCTGGATTGTGAAGCCAGGAGCCAAGTCCCGAGGCCGAG GTATTATGTGCATGGACCACCTGGAGGAGATGCTGAAGCTGGTGGACTGCAACCCCATGCTCATGAAGGACGGCAAGTGGATTGTGCAGAAGTACATTGAGCGGCCCCTGCTCATCTTCGGCACCAAGTTTGACCTGAGACAGTGGTTCCTGGTGACGGACTGGAACCCACTCACGGTGTGGTTCTACCGAGACAGCTACATCCGCTTCTCCACACAGCCCTTCTCCCTGAAGAACCTGGACAA CTCCGTGCACCTGTGTAACAATTCCATCCAGAAACACTTGGAGGCCTCCTGTCACCGGCACCCAATGCTGCCCCCGGACAACATGTGGTCCAGCCAAAGGTTTCAGGCCCACTTGCAGGAGCTGGGCGCCCCAAATGCCTGGGCTAGTGTTATTGTACCTGGCATGAAGGCTGCTGTGATCCATGCCCTGCAGACCTCCCAAGACACCGTGCAGTGCCGAAAGGCCAGCTTTGAGCTCTATGGGGCCGACTTTGTGTTTGGGGAAGACTTCCGGCCCTGGTTGATTGAGATCAATGCCAGCCCCACCATGGCACCATCCACAGCTGTCACCGCCCGCCTCTGTGCAGGTGTGCAAGCAGATACCCTGCGTGTGGTCATTGACCGGCGACTGGATCGCACCTGTGACACAGGAGCCTTTGAGCTCATCTATAAGCAG CCTGCTGTGGAGGTGCCCCAGTACGTGGGTATCCGGCTCCTGGTGGAGGGCTCTACCATCAAGAAGCCCATGGCAGTGGGTCATCGGCGGACAGGGGTCCGCTCATCACTCCCTCATCTGCCGACCCAGCAAGGCTCTGGGGAAGGCAAGGACTCAGGATCCCCTACCCACAG CCGAGGTAGCAGGAAGTTTAAGGACGTTGCCCGAGGTTGCACAGCTCAGAAGGGGCAGAGCTGGGATGCAGACCCAG cccctccccacttccctagtCTCCATTCCAAGGCATGGCTGCCTTCTCCCTGCGTGCTCCGACCCCAGGGCCGGGTCCTCAGACTGCAGCATGGCCAGCTGGTGGGCTCTAAGGCTCTGTCAACCACAGGCAAGGCCTTGATGACTCTACCTACTGCCAAGGTTCTGATGTCCTTCCCACCTCACCCTGATCTCAAGCTGGCACCCAGCATGCTGAAGCCAGGACAG GCTGCTATTCCCCGGCACCTTGGAGGCTCCCACTTTGGAAGTGCCTTGTGGCCAATGCCCTTTGGAGTTGGACctcttcctagcacccacaggaaAGTCAAGGCCaaaggcaagttcaaggccagactctgCGACAAACCCAGGGCTGAGGCCTACCCCGAGAAGAGGCTGAGCCTCCCCAAACCCTTGACCCTTATTTTGACATGCCGGAGACGGAGGATCATGGGGACTAGGAGGCTAGAGAACCCCCTGCTCTGA
- the Ttll3 gene encoding tubulin monoglycylase TTLL3 isoform X7, with the protein MAAGHSTLKEHPFSDSLVLWRGFSKGPHSMGRLRNAKIHVERAVKKKIFMIHGRYPVIRCLLRQRGWVEKKMVPPQGTTLPPPPKDLDSLVMGDSDATEDEDEEENEEFRESQLLDFDGFLELDDLDGVHALMSRMVRNETPYLIWTTRRDVLDCRFLSKDQMINHYAHAGSFTTKVGLCLNLRNLPWFDEADADSFFPRCYRLGAEDDKKAFIEDFWLTAARNVLKLVVKSEAKPYSTSIQAREEEVLENPLPKKQEKKAVMVSPEFVDEALSACEEHLSSMAHKDIDKDPDAPLYLSPDGWSFFLHRYYQVVHEGAELRHLEAQIHRCEDILQQLQAVVPQIDMEGDRNIWIVKPGAKSRGRGIMCMDHLEEMLKLVDCNPMLMKDGKWIVQKYIERPLLIFGTKFDLRQWFLVTDWNPLTVWFYRDSYIRFSTQPFSLKNLDNSVHLCNNSIQKHLEASCHRHPMLPPDNMWSSQRFQAHLQELGAPNAWASVIVPGMKAAVIHALQTSQDTVQCRKASFELYGADFVFGEDFRPWLIEINASPTMAPSTAVTARLCAGVQADTLRVVIDRRLDRTCDTGAFELIYKQPAVEVPQYVGIRLLVEGSTIKKPMAVGHRRTGVRSSLPHLPTQQGSGEGKDSGSPTHRSASRKDVGARSLGHTEKPDSAATTSVPGKGKKAPPHFPSLHSKAWLPSPCVLRPQGRVLRLQHGQLVGSKALSTTGKALMTLPTAKVLMSFPPHPDLKLAPSMLKPGQAAIPRHLGGSHFGSALWPMPFGVGPLPSTHRKVKAKGKFKARLCDKPRAEAYPEKRLSLPKPLTLILTCRRRRIMGTRRLENPLL; encoded by the exons ATGGCAGCTGGTCACTCCACCCTCAAAGAACATCCTTTTTCCG attcccttgtcctctggCGAGGATTCTCCAAGGGACCTCACTCCATGGGCCGACTCAGAAACGCCAAAATCCACGTAGAGAGAGCCGTCAAG AAGAAGATCTTCATGATTCATGGCCGCTACCCAGTGATCCGGTGTCTATTGCGCCAGAGGGGATGGGTAGAAAAAAAGATGGTCCCTCCCCAAGGCACCACCCTGCCACCACCCCCGAAGGATCTAGACAGTTTGGTGATGGGTGATAGTGATGCCACAGAGGATG AGGACGAAGAGGAGAATGAGGAGTTTCGGGAGTCACAGCTGTTGGACTTCGATGGGTTTCTGGAACTTGATGACCTGGATGGGGTACACGCTTTGATG TCCCGCATGGTTCGGAATGAGACCCCCTACCTCATCTGGACCACTCGGCGAGATGTGCTGGATTGTCGCTTCCTCTCCAAGGATCAGATGATAAACCATTAtgcccatgcaggctcctttaCTACAAAG GTGGGCCTGTGTCTCAACCTCCGGAATCTGCCTTGGTTTGATGAGGCTGATGCTGACTCCTTCTTCCCACGATGCTATCGCCTGGGAGCAGAGGATGACAAGAAAGCCTTCATAG AGGACTTCTGGCTGACAGCTGCCCGCAACGTTCTCAAGCTGGTGGTGAAGTCGGAAGCGAAGCCATACTCCACCTCCATCCAGGCAAGAGAGGAAGAGGTCTTAG AAAACCCACTGcccaagaaacaggaaaaaaaggcaGTGATGGTGTCCCCAGAGTTTGTGGATGAGGCTCTGAGTGCCTGTGAGGAGCATCTTAGCAGCATGGCCCACAAGGACATCGACAAGGACCCGGATGCCCCACTGTACTTGAGCCCTGATGGTTGGTCCTTCTTCCTGCACCGCTACTACCAAGTAGTCCA TGAAGGGGCAGAACTCAGACACCTGGAGGCCCAGATCCATCGCTGTGAAGACATTCTTCAGCAGCTTCAGGCCGTGGTACCCCAGATTGACATGGAGGGGGATCGAAACATCTGGATTGTGAAGCCAGGAGCCAAGTCCCGAGGCCGAG GTATTATGTGCATGGACCACCTGGAGGAGATGCTGAAGCTGGTGGACTGCAACCCCATGCTCATGAAGGACGGCAAGTGGATTGTGCAGAAGTACATTGAGCGGCCCCTGCTCATCTTCGGCACCAAGTTTGACCTGAGACAGTGGTTCCTGGTGACGGACTGGAACCCACTCACGGTGTGGTTCTACCGAGACAGCTACATCCGCTTCTCCACACAGCCCTTCTCCCTGAAGAACCTGGACAA CTCCGTGCACCTGTGTAACAATTCCATCCAGAAACACTTGGAGGCCTCCTGTCACCGGCACCCAATGCTGCCCCCGGACAACATGTGGTCCAGCCAAAGGTTTCAGGCCCACTTGCAGGAGCTGGGCGCCCCAAATGCCTGGGCTAGTGTTATTGTACCTGGCATGAAGGCTGCTGTGATCCATGCCCTGCAGACCTCCCAAGACACCGTGCAGTGCCGAAAGGCCAGCTTTGAGCTCTATGGGGCCGACTTTGTGTTTGGGGAAGACTTCCGGCCCTGGTTGATTGAGATCAATGCCAGCCCCACCATGGCACCATCCACAGCTGTCACCGCCCGCCTCTGTGCAGGTGTGCAAGCAGATACCCTGCGTGTGGTCATTGACCGGCGACTGGATCGCACCTGTGACACAGGAGCCTTTGAGCTCATCTATAAGCAG CCTGCTGTGGAGGTGCCCCAGTACGTGGGTATCCGGCTCCTGGTGGAGGGCTCTACCATCAAGAAGCCCATGGCAGTGGGTCATCGGCGGACAGGGGTCCGCTCATCACTCCCTCATCTGCCGACCCAGCAAGGCTCTGGGGAAGGCAAGGACTCAGGATCCCCTACCCACAGGTCAGCTTCTAGGAAAGATGTTGGGGCCAGGAGCCTGGGACACACTGAGAAGCCAGACTCTGCTGCTACCACCTCGGTCCCCGGAAAGGGGAAGAAAG cccctccccacttccctagtCTCCATTCCAAGGCATGGCTGCCTTCTCCCTGCGTGCTCCGACCCCAGGGCCGGGTCCTCAGACTGCAGCATGGCCAGCTGGTGGGCTCTAAGGCTCTGTCAACCACAGGCAAGGCCTTGATGACTCTACCTACTGCCAAGGTTCTGATGTCCTTCCCACCTCACCCTGATCTCAAGCTGGCACCCAGCATGCTGAAGCCAGGACAG GCTGCTATTCCCCGGCACCTTGGAGGCTCCCACTTTGGAAGTGCCTTGTGGCCAATGCCCTTTGGAGTTGGACctcttcctagcacccacaggaaAGTCAAGGCCaaaggcaagttcaaggccagactctgCGACAAACCCAGGGCTGAGGCCTACCCCGAGAAGAGGCTGAGCCTCCCCAAACCCTTGACCCTTATTTTGACATGCCGGAGACGGAGGATCATGGGGACTAGGAGGCTAGAGAACCCCCTGCTCTGA
- the Ttll3 gene encoding tubulin monoglycylase TTLL3 isoform X6 yields MAAGHSTLKEHPFSDSLVLWRGFSKGPHSMGRLRNAKIHVERAVKQKKIFMIHGRYPVIRCLLRQRGWVEKKMVPPQGTTLPPPPKDLDSLVMGDSDATEDEDEEENEEFRESQLLDFDGFLELDDLDGVHALMSRMVRNETPYLIWTTRRDVLDCRFLSKDQMINHYAHAGSFTTKVGLCLNLRNLPWFDEADADSFFPRCYRLGAEDDKKAFIEDFWLTAARNVLKLVVKSEAKPYSTSIQAREEEVLENPLPKKQEKKAVMVSPEFVDEALSACEEHLSSMAHKDIDKDPDAPLYLSPDGWSFFLHRYYQVVHEGAELRHLEAQIHRCEDILQQLQAVVPQIDMEGDRNIWIVKPGAKSRGRGIMCMDHLEEMLKLVDCNPMLMKDGKWIVQKYIERPLLIFGTKFDLRQWFLVTDWNPLTVWFYRDSYIRFSTQPFSLKNLDNSVHLCNNSIQKHLEASCHRHPMLPPDNMWSSQRFQAHLQELGAPNAWASVIVPGMKAAVIHALQTSQDTVQCRKASFELYGADFVFGEDFRPWLIEINASPTMAPSTAVTARLCAGVQADTLRVVIDRRLDRTCDTGAFELIYKQPAVEVPQYVGIRLLVEGSTIKKPMAVGHRRTGVRSSLPHLPTQQGSGEGKDSGSPTHRSASRKDVGARSLGHTEKPDSAATTSVPGKGKKAPPHFPSLHSKAWLPSPCVLRPQGRVLRLQHGQLVGSKALSTTGKALMTLPTAKVLMSFPPHPDLKLAPSMLKPGQAAIPRHLGGSHFGSALWPMPFGVGPLPSTHRKVKAKGKFKARLCDKPRAEAYPEKRLSLPKPLTLILTCRRRRIMGTRRLENPLL; encoded by the exons ATGGCAGCTGGTCACTCCACCCTCAAAGAACATCCTTTTTCCG attcccttgtcctctggCGAGGATTCTCCAAGGGACCTCACTCCATGGGCCGACTCAGAAACGCCAAAATCCACGTAGAGAGAGCCGTCAAG CAGAAGAAGATCTTCATGATTCATGGCCGCTACCCAGTGATCCGGTGTCTATTGCGCCAGAGGGGATGGGTAGAAAAAAAGATGGTCCCTCCCCAAGGCACCACCCTGCCACCACCCCCGAAGGATCTAGACAGTTTGGTGATGGGTGATAGTGATGCCACAGAGGATG AGGACGAAGAGGAGAATGAGGAGTTTCGGGAGTCACAGCTGTTGGACTTCGATGGGTTTCTGGAACTTGATGACCTGGATGGGGTACACGCTTTGATG TCCCGCATGGTTCGGAATGAGACCCCCTACCTCATCTGGACCACTCGGCGAGATGTGCTGGATTGTCGCTTCCTCTCCAAGGATCAGATGATAAACCATTAtgcccatgcaggctcctttaCTACAAAG GTGGGCCTGTGTCTCAACCTCCGGAATCTGCCTTGGTTTGATGAGGCTGATGCTGACTCCTTCTTCCCACGATGCTATCGCCTGGGAGCAGAGGATGACAAGAAAGCCTTCATAG AGGACTTCTGGCTGACAGCTGCCCGCAACGTTCTCAAGCTGGTGGTGAAGTCGGAAGCGAAGCCATACTCCACCTCCATCCAGGCAAGAGAGGAAGAGGTCTTAG AAAACCCACTGcccaagaaacaggaaaaaaaggcaGTGATGGTGTCCCCAGAGTTTGTGGATGAGGCTCTGAGTGCCTGTGAGGAGCATCTTAGCAGCATGGCCCACAAGGACATCGACAAGGACCCGGATGCCCCACTGTACTTGAGCCCTGATGGTTGGTCCTTCTTCCTGCACCGCTACTACCAAGTAGTCCA TGAAGGGGCAGAACTCAGACACCTGGAGGCCCAGATCCATCGCTGTGAAGACATTCTTCAGCAGCTTCAGGCCGTGGTACCCCAGATTGACATGGAGGGGGATCGAAACATCTGGATTGTGAAGCCAGGAGCCAAGTCCCGAGGCCGAG GTATTATGTGCATGGACCACCTGGAGGAGATGCTGAAGCTGGTGGACTGCAACCCCATGCTCATGAAGGACGGCAAGTGGATTGTGCAGAAGTACATTGAGCGGCCCCTGCTCATCTTCGGCACCAAGTTTGACCTGAGACAGTGGTTCCTGGTGACGGACTGGAACCCACTCACGGTGTGGTTCTACCGAGACAGCTACATCCGCTTCTCCACACAGCCCTTCTCCCTGAAGAACCTGGACAA CTCCGTGCACCTGTGTAACAATTCCATCCAGAAACACTTGGAGGCCTCCTGTCACCGGCACCCAATGCTGCCCCCGGACAACATGTGGTCCAGCCAAAGGTTTCAGGCCCACTTGCAGGAGCTGGGCGCCCCAAATGCCTGGGCTAGTGTTATTGTACCTGGCATGAAGGCTGCTGTGATCCATGCCCTGCAGACCTCCCAAGACACCGTGCAGTGCCGAAAGGCCAGCTTTGAGCTCTATGGGGCCGACTTTGTGTTTGGGGAAGACTTCCGGCCCTGGTTGATTGAGATCAATGCCAGCCCCACCATGGCACCATCCACAGCTGTCACCGCCCGCCTCTGTGCAGGTGTGCAAGCAGATACCCTGCGTGTGGTCATTGACCGGCGACTGGATCGCACCTGTGACACAGGAGCCTTTGAGCTCATCTATAAGCAG CCTGCTGTGGAGGTGCCCCAGTACGTGGGTATCCGGCTCCTGGTGGAGGGCTCTACCATCAAGAAGCCCATGGCAGTGGGTCATCGGCGGACAGGGGTCCGCTCATCACTCCCTCATCTGCCGACCCAGCAAGGCTCTGGGGAAGGCAAGGACTCAGGATCCCCTACCCACAGGTCAGCTTCTAGGAAAGATGTTGGGGCCAGGAGCCTGGGACACACTGAGAAGCCAGACTCTGCTGCTACCACCTCGGTCCCCGGAAAGGGGAAGAAAG cccctccccacttccctagtCTCCATTCCAAGGCATGGCTGCCTTCTCCCTGCGTGCTCCGACCCCAGGGCCGGGTCCTCAGACTGCAGCATGGCCAGCTGGTGGGCTCTAAGGCTCTGTCAACCACAGGCAAGGCCTTGATGACTCTACCTACTGCCAAGGTTCTGATGTCCTTCCCACCTCACCCTGATCTCAAGCTGGCACCCAGCATGCTGAAGCCAGGACAG GCTGCTATTCCCCGGCACCTTGGAGGCTCCCACTTTGGAAGTGCCTTGTGGCCAATGCCCTTTGGAGTTGGACctcttcctagcacccacaggaaAGTCAAGGCCaaaggcaagttcaaggccagactctgCGACAAACCCAGGGCTGAGGCCTACCCCGAGAAGAGGCTGAGCCTCCCCAAACCCTTGACCCTTATTTTGACATGCCGGAGACGGAGGATCATGGGGACTAGGAGGCTAGAGAACCCCCTGCTCTGA